The following coding sequences are from one Thermostaphylospora chromogena window:
- a CDS encoding PstS family phosphate ABC transporter substrate-binding protein produces the protein MTSGQRRLSAVATAAIVVALSAACGGTNTSANPPAGENSAAATQGSELSGSVKIDGSSTVAPLSTAAAELFAEQQPKVNVTVATSGTGGGFEKFCNGETDISDASRPIKDEEKAACDAKGITTAQLPVAVDALTVVVNKENTWAKCLTTDQLKKMWEPAAEGKVMSWKDVDPSFPDEPLKLFGPGSDSGTFDYFTDEINGEEGATRKDYSPSEDDNIIVQGVSGSKGGLGYFGYTYYEENADKLNAVQIDSGDGCVAPSKETAQDGSYTPLARQIFIYPSVEALKRPEVAAFLDFYVANIGKIAEDAQYIPLNSTQEAELKSAYEQLKSQAG, from the coding sequence GTGACCAGTGGACAGCGCCGCCTGAGCGCGGTGGCGACGGCCGCCATCGTCGTGGCCCTTTCCGCCGCGTGCGGCGGGACCAACACCAGCGCCAATCCCCCCGCGGGTGAGAACTCGGCGGCAGCCACTCAAGGATCGGAACTCAGCGGATCCGTCAAGATCGACGGTTCGAGCACGGTCGCTCCCCTGTCCACCGCGGCGGCGGAGCTCTTCGCCGAGCAGCAGCCCAAGGTCAACGTCACCGTCGCCACGTCCGGCACCGGTGGCGGTTTCGAGAAGTTCTGCAACGGCGAGACCGACATCTCCGACGCCTCCCGTCCGATCAAGGACGAGGAGAAGGCGGCCTGCGACGCCAAGGGCATCACCACCGCCCAGCTGCCGGTCGCCGTGGACGCGCTGACCGTGGTGGTGAACAAGGAGAACACCTGGGCCAAGTGCCTCACCACGGACCAGCTCAAGAAGATGTGGGAGCCGGCCGCCGAGGGCAAGGTCATGTCCTGGAAGGACGTCGACCCCAGCTTCCCCGACGAGCCGCTGAAGCTGTTCGGCCCCGGTAGCGACTCCGGCACCTTCGACTACTTCACCGACGAGATCAACGGCGAGGAGGGCGCCACCCGCAAGGACTACAGCCCGAGCGAGGACGACAACATCATCGTGCAGGGCGTGAGCGGCTCCAAGGGCGGGCTCGGCTACTTCGGCTACACCTACTACGAGGAGAACGCCGACAAGCTGAACGCCGTCCAGATCGACTCCGGCGACGGCTGCGTCGCCCCGAGCAAGGAGACCGCGCAGGACGGCAGCTACACGCCGCTGGCTCGGCAGATCTTCATCTACCCGTCGGTCGAGGCGCTGAAGCGGCCCGAGGTCGCCGCCTTCCTCGACTTCTACGTGGCCAACATCGGCAAGATCGCCGAGGACGCGCAGTACATCCCGCTCAACTCCACCCAGGAGGCTGAGCTCAAGTCCGCCTACGAGCAGCTGAAGAGCCAGGCGGGCTGA
- a CDS encoding SOS response-associated peptidase, whose protein sequence is MCGRYASARKKHDLLEEFQVELDGVPPEDELPADYNIAPTKRVYAVMSRVPKDGKDGGAGGDGAGDRPVRQLRVLRWGLVPSWAKDPSIGSRMINARAETLTEKPSFKRAFAKRRCLLPADGYYEWYKGEGKRKQPYFIRPADGGIMAMAGLYEFWRDRERPDDDPHAWLVTCTIITTAAEDELGRIHDRMPMLVERERWDDWLDPSLTAPEEARALLVPAAPGRLEAYPVSTAVNNVRNNGPQLLERVEPEGDGLF, encoded by the coding sequence ATGTGCGGGAGATACGCGTCGGCGCGGAAGAAGCACGATTTGCTGGAGGAGTTCCAGGTCGAACTGGACGGTGTGCCTCCGGAGGACGAACTGCCCGCCGACTACAACATCGCGCCCACCAAGCGGGTCTACGCGGTGATGAGCCGGGTGCCCAAGGACGGCAAGGACGGCGGGGCGGGCGGTGACGGCGCCGGCGACCGGCCCGTGCGGCAGCTGCGGGTGCTGCGCTGGGGACTGGTGCCCTCGTGGGCGAAGGATCCGTCGATCGGATCACGCATGATCAACGCGCGGGCCGAGACGCTGACCGAGAAGCCTTCCTTCAAAAGGGCGTTCGCCAAGCGGCGCTGCCTGCTGCCCGCCGACGGTTATTACGAGTGGTACAAGGGGGAGGGCAAGCGCAAGCAGCCCTACTTCATCCGCCCCGCGGACGGCGGGATCATGGCCATGGCCGGGCTCTACGAGTTCTGGCGCGACCGCGAGCGTCCCGACGACGACCCGCACGCCTGGCTGGTGACGTGCACGATCATCACCACGGCCGCCGAAGACGAGCTGGGCCGCATCCACGACCGGATGCCGATGCTGGTCGAGCGCGAACGGTGGGACGACTGGCTGGACCCCTCGCTCACCGCGCCGGAGGAGGCGCGCGCCCTGCTGGTGCCGGCGGCACCCGGCCGCCTGGAGGCCTATCCCGTCTCCACCGCCGTCAACAACGTGCGCAACAACGGCCCTCAGCTGCTGGAGCGGGTGGAGCCGGAGGGGGACGGCCTGTTCTGA
- a CDS encoding response regulator transcription factor produces MIQPRSAPEVDGDTRTAPVLLVADPDTALVNDLAAAMEREGVEVAGAADGAQGLIQAGALGPDVVLISATLPVITPVEFIKAVRLARAVPVLLGVGEGHAEQAVQALAAGATACVARPYRVPELLPMVRAAFSGDFAGRHVLVVGDVELDVRAHQVRVAGRAVHLPLREFELLHFLMRHADRTVTREQIMRHVWNSTDAASTNTIAVHVKRLRARLGYHDDGLIQTVRGVGYRLVTPPPRS; encoded by the coding sequence GTGATCCAGCCGCGATCGGCACCCGAGGTGGACGGGGACACCAGGACGGCGCCCGTGCTGCTGGTGGCCGACCCGGACACCGCGCTGGTCAACGACCTCGCCGCGGCCATGGAACGCGAGGGCGTCGAGGTGGCGGGGGCCGCCGACGGCGCGCAGGGACTCATCCAGGCCGGAGCCCTCGGTCCCGACGTGGTGCTGATCAGCGCCACGCTGCCGGTCATCACCCCGGTCGAGTTCATCAAAGCGGTACGGCTGGCGCGGGCCGTACCGGTCCTGCTCGGCGTGGGAGAGGGGCACGCCGAGCAGGCCGTTCAAGCCCTCGCCGCCGGAGCCACGGCCTGCGTGGCCCGGCCGTATCGGGTACCCGAGCTGCTCCCCATGGTGCGAGCGGCGTTCTCCGGCGACTTCGCGGGCCGCCACGTCCTCGTCGTCGGTGACGTGGAGCTCGACGTGCGCGCCCACCAGGTGCGCGTCGCCGGACGCGCCGTGCACCTGCCGCTGCGCGAATTCGAGCTGCTGCACTTCCTGATGCGGCACGCCGACCGCACGGTGACCCGCGAGCAGATCATGCGGCATGTGTGGAACTCCACCGACGCCGCGTCCACGAACACGATCGCCGTGCACGTCAAGCGCCTACGCGCTCGCCTCGGCTATCACGACGACGGTCTCATCCAGACCGTCCGCGGGGTCGGCTACCGGCTGGTGACCCCGCCGCCCCGCTCCTGA
- a CDS encoding fructosamine kinase family protein: protein MRLVEDLGSSHAWRLHRAELPDGRRAFVKTASPTSDVSDLFISEAAGLRWLKAAGQVPVPEVWEAGPDRLVLEWVEPGRPSAEAAERFGRELARLHRAGADAFGAPWPGFIAELPMDNSPVDGAPADWPAFYAERRLLPFLRSAADAERLNASDVQLVEEVIDRLPELAGPAEPPARIHGDLWSGNVLWSNGRAVLIDPAAHGGHRETDLAMLALFGAPHLSTILGAYREEAPLADGWRERVPLHQLHPLLVHVCLYGEPYRDSLRAAAASLLAL from the coding sequence GTGAGGCTGGTCGAGGATCTCGGCTCCTCCCACGCCTGGCGGCTGCACCGCGCCGAGCTGCCCGACGGCCGCCGGGCGTTCGTGAAGACGGCCTCGCCGACATCGGACGTTTCCGATCTGTTCATCTCCGAGGCCGCCGGGTTGCGCTGGCTGAAAGCGGCCGGACAGGTTCCCGTCCCCGAGGTGTGGGAGGCGGGACCGGACCGGCTGGTGCTGGAGTGGGTGGAGCCGGGCCGGCCCAGCGCGGAGGCGGCCGAGCGGTTCGGCCGCGAACTGGCCCGCCTGCACCGCGCCGGCGCCGACGCGTTCGGCGCGCCGTGGCCGGGGTTCATCGCGGAGCTGCCGATGGACAACAGCCCCGTGGACGGAGCCCCCGCCGACTGGCCCGCGTTCTACGCCGAGCGCCGCCTGCTGCCGTTCCTGCGATCCGCCGCCGACGCCGAGCGGCTCAACGCGAGCGACGTGCAGCTGGTGGAGGAGGTCATCGACCGGCTGCCGGAGCTGGCCGGACCCGCCGAGCCGCCCGCCCGCATCCACGGTGACCTGTGGAGCGGCAACGTGCTGTGGTCGAACGGGCGGGCCGTGCTCATCGACCCCGCCGCGCACGGCGGGCACCGGGAGACCGACCTGGCCATGCTCGCGCTCTTCGGCGCCCCGCACCTGTCGACGATCCTGGGCGCCTACCGGGAGGAGGCGCCGCTGGCGGACGGCTGGCGGGAGCGGGTGCCGCTGCACCAGCTGCACCCGCTGCTGGTGCACGTATGCCTGTACGGCGAGCCGTACCGGGACAGCCTGCGCGCCGCCGCGGCCTCCCTGCTGGCGCTCTAG
- the aroA gene encoding 3-phosphoshikimate 1-carboxyvinyltransferase, which translates to MSLWPAPTATEPVTATISLPGSKSVTNRALPLAALAEGPGTVRRALRSRDADLMAAALRSLGTRMTASAETPSSVDWQVEPGPVTGGAHIDVGLAGTVMRFVPPIAALGDGEVSFDGDAAARTRPMGPILTALRDLGARVDGDALPFTVRGPIRGGEVTLDASASSQLVSGLLLAAARFDKGVTVRHEGPPVPSTPHIRMTVQMLRERGVTVDDSERDVWRVEPGPIAATDFTVEPDLSNAAPFLAAALITGGTVTIPGWPEQTTQPGDELRHLLAEMGASVARVPGGLSVSGTGRIRGIDADLHDVGELTPTLAALAALADSPSRLRGIAHLRGHETDRLAALACEINRLGGDVRETADGLEIRPRPLTGGVFRSYADHRMATAGAVIGLAVPGVQVEDIATTGKTLPEFPRMWNEMLKKEGRR; encoded by the coding sequence ATGTCTCTGTGGCCCGCACCGACCGCGACCGAGCCGGTCACCGCGACGATCTCCCTGCCCGGTTCCAAGTCGGTCACCAACCGCGCGCTCCCGCTCGCCGCGCTCGCCGAGGGCCCCGGCACCGTACGACGGGCGCTGCGCAGCCGCGACGCCGATCTGATGGCCGCCGCTCTGCGTTCTCTCGGCACGCGGATGACCGCCTCCGCCGAGACCCCCTCCAGCGTCGACTGGCAGGTCGAACCCGGCCCGGTCACCGGCGGCGCCCACATCGACGTCGGCCTGGCCGGCACGGTCATGCGCTTCGTGCCGCCCATCGCCGCGCTCGGCGACGGCGAGGTGTCCTTCGACGGCGACGCCGCGGCCCGCACCCGCCCGATGGGCCCGATCCTCACCGCGCTGCGCGATCTCGGCGCCCGGGTGGACGGCGACGCGCTCCCGTTCACCGTCCGCGGCCCGATCCGCGGCGGCGAGGTCACCCTCGACGCCTCGGCCTCCTCCCAGCTCGTCTCCGGCCTGCTGCTCGCCGCCGCCCGCTTCGACAAGGGGGTGACGGTCCGGCACGAGGGGCCGCCGGTGCCCTCGACCCCGCACATCCGCATGACCGTCCAGATGCTGCGCGAGCGCGGCGTGACCGTCGACGACTCCGAGCGCGACGTGTGGCGGGTGGAGCCCGGTCCGATCGCCGCGACCGACTTCACCGTCGAGCCCGACCTGTCCAACGCCGCGCCGTTCCTGGCCGCCGCGCTGATCACCGGGGGCACGGTCACGATCCCCGGCTGGCCCGAGCAGACCACCCAACCGGGCGACGAGCTGCGCCACCTGCTGGCCGAGATGGGCGCCTCCGTGGCGCGCGTGCCCGGCGGCCTGTCCGTCTCCGGCACGGGCCGCATCCGCGGCATCGACGCCGACCTGCACGACGTCGGCGAGCTGACCCCGACGCTCGCCGCGCTCGCCGCGCTGGCCGACTCCCCGAGCCGGCTGCGCGGCATCGCCCACCTGCGCGGCCACGAGACCGACCGGCTGGCCGCCCTCGCCTGCGAGATCAACCGTCTCGGTGGCGACGTCCGGGAGACCGCCGACGGGTTGGAGATCCGCCCCCGCCCGCTGACCGGCGGCGTCTTCCGCAGCTACGCCGACCACCGCATGGCCACCGCGGGCGCGGTGATCGGCCTGGCCGTTCCGGGGGTGCAGGTGGAGGACATCGCAACCACCGGCAAGACTCTTCCGGAATTCCCCCGCATGTGGAACGAGATGTTGAAGAAGGAGGGACGCCGCTGA
- the pstA gene encoding phosphate ABC transporter permease PstA: MAVLSTPRSAVKLAGKGFPLREHLFRIMLVSSLVTAMVFLGALLVFVLVEGWPRLDSRLWENMPSIRDPEAAGAQSAIMGTLWVISLTAVFTLPTGIAAAIYLEEYADKTKWYNRVIELNIQNLAGIPSIVYGILGLGIIARTFGFGFSVLSASLTLALLVLPIVIIASREAIRAVPPSIREGSLALGATQWQTISRQVLPASIPGIATGSILALSRAIGEAAPLLMLGAVAFIRFNPDGIYASYTVLPIQIFNWISQSREEFHVLASAAIVILLAILLAMNSLAIWLRNRYQKRW; encoded by the coding sequence ATGGCCGTTCTCTCCACCCCCCGCTCCGCGGTGAAACTCGCCGGCAAGGGGTTCCCGCTGCGGGAGCACCTCTTCCGCATCATGCTGGTCTCCAGCCTGGTGACCGCGATGGTGTTCCTGGGCGCGCTGCTGGTGTTCGTCCTCGTCGAGGGCTGGCCCCGGCTGGACTCCCGGCTCTGGGAGAACATGCCCTCGATCCGCGATCCGGAGGCCGCCGGCGCCCAGTCGGCGATCATGGGCACGCTCTGGGTGATCTCGCTCACCGCGGTCTTCACCCTCCCGACCGGCATCGCCGCCGCGATCTACCTGGAGGAGTACGCGGACAAGACCAAGTGGTACAACCGGGTGATCGAGCTCAACATCCAGAACCTCGCGGGGATCCCCTCGATCGTCTACGGAATCCTCGGGCTCGGCATCATCGCGCGCACCTTCGGGTTCGGGTTCAGCGTGCTGAGCGCCTCCCTGACCCTGGCCCTGCTCGTGCTCCCCATCGTGATCATCGCCTCGCGCGAGGCGATCCGCGCCGTCCCGCCCTCCATCCGCGAGGGCTCGCTGGCGCTGGGGGCCACGCAGTGGCAGACGATCTCCCGGCAGGTCCTGCCCGCGTCGATCCCCGGCATCGCCACCGGCTCCATCCTCGCCCTATCCCGCGCGATCGGCGAGGCGGCCCCCCTGCTCATGCTGGGGGCCGTGGCGTTCATCCGGTTCAACCCCGACGGGATCTACGCCAGCTACACCGTGCTGCCCATCCAGATCTTCAACTGGATCTCGCAGTCCCGCGAGGAGTTCCACGTTCTCGCCTCGGCGGCGATCGTGATCCTCCTGGCGATCCTGCTCGCCATGAACTCCCTCGCCATCTGGCTCCGCAACCGCTATCAGAAGCGCTGGTGA
- the pstC gene encoding phosphate ABC transporter permease subunit PstC, protein MVARTDATGSGTPRSLGRSRPRYGEQAIKIVLAAAALLSIGTTIGIVVSLVGPTISFFGEISVVEFFTSTKWGPLFEPPAYGVLPLISATLITTGIAIVVAVPLGLGAAIYLSEYAKPGVRKFFKPVLEVLAGIPTVVFGFFALSFVTPLLRSVLPFEIEIFNALSAGIVVGFMIIPIVASLSEDAMSAVPNSLREGSFALGASKMVTSLRVVLPAAFSGIVAAIILAVSRGIGETMIVYIAGGGQPNFTLDVGKAMQTMAAFIAQAGSGDVAVGTTDYNTIFAVGSLLFVMTFVMNYISAIVVRKYREVYE, encoded by the coding sequence ATGGTGGCACGGACCGACGCGACCGGTTCGGGGACTCCCCGGTCCCTGGGCCGGTCGCGCCCTCGTTACGGCGAGCAGGCGATCAAGATCGTTCTCGCGGCGGCCGCCCTGCTGTCCATCGGGACCACCATCGGCATCGTGGTCTCCCTCGTGGGGCCCACGATCAGCTTCTTCGGGGAGATCAGCGTGGTGGAGTTCTTCACCTCCACCAAATGGGGACCGCTGTTCGAACCCCCGGCATACGGCGTGCTGCCTCTGATCAGCGCGACGCTCATCACCACCGGCATCGCGATCGTCGTCGCCGTCCCGCTGGGTCTGGGCGCCGCGATCTACCTCTCGGAGTACGCCAAGCCGGGGGTGCGGAAGTTCTTCAAGCCGGTGCTGGAGGTGCTCGCGGGCATCCCGACCGTCGTGTTCGGGTTCTTCGCCCTGAGCTTCGTCACACCGCTGCTGCGGAGCGTCCTCCCCTTCGAGATCGAGATCTTCAACGCGCTGTCCGCGGGCATCGTGGTCGGCTTCATGATCATCCCGATCGTGGCCTCGCTCTCCGAGGACGCGATGTCGGCGGTGCCGAACAGTCTCCGCGAGGGCTCCTTCGCGCTCGGCGCCTCCAAGATGGTCACCTCGCTGCGGGTGGTGCTCCCCGCGGCGTTCTCCGGCATCGTCGCGGCGATCATCCTGGCGGTCTCCCGCGGCATCGGCGAGACGATGATCGTCTACATCGCGGGCGGCGGGCAGCCCAACTTCACCCTGGACGTCGGCAAGGCCATGCAGACCATGGCCGCGTTCATCGCCCAGGCGGGCTCGGGCGACGTGGCGGTGGGCACCACCGACTACAACACGATCTTCGCCGTGGGTTCGCTGCTCTTCGTGATGACCTTCGTCATGAACTACATCAGCGCCATCGTCGTGCGGAAGTACCGGGAGGTGTACGAGTGA
- the hisN gene encoding histidinol-phosphatase has product MTDYSDDLRLAHVMADTADDLTMRRFKAADLRVETKPDLTPVSDADRDVEEAIRGTLSRARPRDAIVGEEFGTTGYGSRSWIIDPIDGTKNYVRGVPVWATLIALMDEGRVAVGVVSAPALGRRWWAARGGGAWTGRSLTKATRCTVSSVTRLEDASLSFSDLAEWEKAGRLDHFLDLTRACWRTRAYGDFWSHMLVAEGAVDLSAEPELSPWDMAALTVIIEEAGGMWTDLSGVPGLDGGSLVCTNGALHGEVLKRLGGGPLTLPV; this is encoded by the coding sequence GTGACCGATTACAGCGACGACCTGCGCCTCGCGCACGTCATGGCGGACACCGCCGACGACCTCACCATGCGCCGGTTCAAGGCGGCCGATCTGCGAGTCGAGACCAAGCCCGACCTGACGCCGGTGAGCGACGCCGACCGTGACGTGGAGGAGGCGATCCGCGGCACCCTGAGCCGCGCCCGTCCGCGAGACGCCATCGTCGGTGAGGAGTTCGGCACCACCGGGTACGGCTCGCGCTCGTGGATCATCGATCCCATCGACGGGACCAAGAACTACGTGCGTGGCGTTCCCGTCTGGGCCACGCTGATCGCGCTCATGGATGAGGGGCGCGTGGCCGTCGGCGTGGTGTCCGCTCCCGCGCTCGGCCGCCGCTGGTGGGCGGCGCGCGGCGGCGGCGCCTGGACCGGTCGCAGCCTCACCAAGGCCACCCGCTGCACCGTCTCCTCCGTCACCCGCCTGGAGGACGCCTCGCTGTCGTTCTCCGATCTGGCGGAGTGGGAGAAGGCGGGCCGCCTGGACCACTTCCTCGACCTCACCCGTGCCTGCTGGCGTACCCGCGCCTACGGCGACTTCTGGTCTCACATGCTGGTCGCCGAGGGGGCGGTGGACCTGTCCGCCGAACCGGAGCTGTCCCCGTGGGACATGGCCGCCCTCACCGTGATCATCGAGGAGGCCGGCGGCATGTGGACCGACCTGTCCGGCGTCCCCGGGCTGGACGGCGGCAGCCTCGTGTGCACCAACGGCGCCCTCCACGGCGAGGTGCTCAAGCGTCTCGGCGGCGGCCCGCTCACCCTCCCCGTCTGA
- a CDS encoding low molecular weight protein-tyrosine-phosphatase has product MSYHVCLVCLGNICRSPMAEVVLRHTLDEHGLGELVTVDSAGTGGWHVGSGMDERAAAALAAAGYDGSGHRARRFEREWFDHIDLVLAMDAENLRTLRRIAPPGADVRLFRSFDPAAPEGAEVPDPYYGGPEGFTEVLRMVEAASEGLVKYLEGILR; this is encoded by the coding sequence ATGAGCTATCACGTCTGCCTGGTGTGCTTGGGGAACATCTGCCGGTCACCGATGGCCGAGGTCGTGCTGCGCCACACGCTCGACGAGCACGGCCTGGGCGAGCTGGTCACCGTGGACAGCGCGGGCACCGGCGGATGGCATGTCGGGAGCGGCATGGATGAACGGGCCGCGGCGGCGCTGGCGGCGGCCGGCTACGACGGCTCCGGCCACCGGGCCAGGCGGTTCGAACGGGAGTGGTTCGACCACATCGACCTGGTGCTCGCCATGGACGCGGAGAACCTGCGGACGCTGCGCCGCATCGCCCCGCCAGGCGCCGACGTGCGGCTCTTCCGCTCCTTCGACCCCGCGGCGCCCGAGGGCGCCGAGGTGCCCGACCCCTACTACGGCGGTCCGGAGGGCTTCACCGAGGTGCTGCGGATGGTGGAGGCCGCATCCGAAGGCCTGGTCAAATACCTGGAGGGGATCCTGCGGTGA
- the rsgA gene encoding ribosome small subunit-dependent GTPase A, with protein MRRRDYDEDDVRVRPGKGSRPRTRIRPAHEDAVEGFVVAVDRGRYTCLVSDGDGRRRRKDRKGEQGGRRTVIAAKARELGRKGIIVGDRVRLVGDVSGRPGTLARAVRVEPRTSMLRRSADDTEDTDGIERPIVANADQLVIVTALADPPPRPRMIDRMLVAAYDADIDPLLCLTKSDLAPPDELTALYAPLGVPYVVVHKGGDLSELRDRLAGRISVLVGHSGVGKSTLVNALVPDAERAVSHVNPVTGRGRHTSTSAVALELPEGGWIIDTPGVRSFGLAHISPDTVLLAFPDLVDGSLSCPKNCTHLGDGCALDAWVAEGKADPARLASLRRLLASREGGADALREDSE; from the coding sequence CTGAGGAGGCGGGATTACGACGAGGACGACGTACGGGTCCGGCCCGGGAAGGGCTCCCGGCCGCGGACCCGCATCCGCCCCGCGCACGAAGACGCCGTGGAGGGCTTCGTCGTGGCGGTCGACCGCGGCCGTTACACGTGTCTGGTCTCCGACGGCGACGGCCGACGGCGGCGCAAGGATCGCAAGGGCGAGCAGGGCGGCCGCCGTACGGTGATCGCCGCCAAGGCGCGGGAGCTGGGCCGCAAGGGCATCATCGTCGGGGACCGCGTGCGGCTCGTCGGTGACGTGAGCGGCAGACCCGGCACGCTCGCCCGCGCGGTGCGGGTCGAACCGCGCACCTCCATGCTCCGCCGCTCCGCCGACGACACCGAGGACACCGACGGCATCGAGCGGCCGATCGTCGCCAACGCCGACCAGCTGGTGATCGTGACCGCGCTGGCCGACCCGCCGCCTCGGCCCCGGATGATCGACCGCATGCTGGTGGCGGCGTACGACGCCGACATCGATCCCCTGCTGTGCCTGACCAAGTCCGACCTCGCCCCACCGGACGAGCTGACCGCGCTTTACGCGCCGCTCGGCGTGCCGTACGTGGTCGTGCACAAGGGCGGCGACCTGTCCGAGCTGCGTGACCGGCTGGCGGGGCGGATCAGCGTGCTCGTCGGCCACTCGGGCGTCGGCAAGTCCACGCTGGTGAACGCGCTGGTCCCGGATGCCGAACGGGCGGTGTCGCACGTCAACCCGGTCACCGGCCGCGGGCGCCACACCTCCACCTCCGCCGTCGCGCTGGAGTTGCCCGAGGGCGGCTGGATCATCGACACGCCCGGCGTCCGCAGCTTCGGCCTGGCGCACATCTCCCCCGACACCGTTCTGCTCGCCTTCCCCGACCTGGTGGACGGTTCGCTCTCCTGCCCCAAGAACTGCACGCACTTGGGGGACGGCTGCGCGCTGGACGCCTGGGTGGCGGAGGGGAAGGCCGATCCCGCCCGCCTGGCTTCGCTGCGGCGGCTGCTGGCCAGCCGCGAGGGCGGGGCCGACGCCCTCCGCGAGGATTCCGAATAG
- a CDS encoding TetR/AcrR family transcriptional regulator yields MSRSGRRAPRQAEAERNDRALLQAAREVLAADGAHASVGAIAARAGVGIGTLYRRYRTKEELFQRLAELALDSWNEAAERGLAAEDPWQGLTDFITACVEFGQGSLAPIAGTIEITEEMRVKNERSDELLAALVDRAHRAGVLRPEVTPVDISLLIEQLGRSPLLDQLRGQGRDDLIEAARAARRRVVAIALDGLRPCHARPLPGDPPDSRLFTERWERPADR; encoded by the coding sequence ATGAGCCGATCCGGGCGCCGTGCTCCTCGCCAAGCCGAGGCCGAACGCAACGACCGGGCCCTCCTCCAGGCCGCCCGGGAGGTACTCGCCGCCGACGGCGCGCACGCCTCGGTGGGCGCCATCGCCGCCCGCGCCGGAGTCGGTATCGGCACCCTCTACCGCCGCTACCGCACCAAGGAGGAGCTCTTCCAGCGGCTGGCCGAGCTGGCCCTCGACAGCTGGAACGAGGCCGCCGAACGAGGGCTCGCCGCGGAGGACCCGTGGCAGGGGCTGACCGACTTCATCACCGCCTGCGTCGAATTCGGGCAGGGGTCACTCGCCCCGATCGCCGGGACCATCGAGATCACCGAGGAGATGCGGGTCAAGAACGAGCGCTCGGACGAGCTTCTGGCGGCGCTCGTCGACCGCGCCCACCGGGCCGGGGTGCTCAGACCGGAGGTCACACCGGTGGACATCTCCCTGCTGATCGAGCAGCTTGGCCGGTCGCCCCTGCTCGATCAGCTCCGCGGCCAGGGGCGTGACGATCTCATCGAAGCCGCCAGGGCCGCCCGAAGGCGCGTCGTCGCCATCGCCCTGGACGGACTGCGTCCCTGCCATGCCCGGCCACTGCCCGGCGACCCGCCCGACAGCCGGCTCTTCACCGAGCGCTGGGAGCGTCCCGCGGACCGGTGA
- the pstB gene encoding phosphate ABC transporter ATP-binding protein PstB, whose protein sequence is MKNVSVRDSAVPRTIEALDPVFTVSGLSVFYGDYEAVRGVDMTIGNREITAMIGPSGCGKSTVLRCFNRMNDLIPGARISGEISYHGEDLYGDHVDPIEVRRRIGMVFQKPNPFPKSIYDNIAYGPRVNGVKGNMDDIVEEALTKAALWDEVKDKLKQNALSLSGGQQQRLCIARAIAVKPEVILMDEPCSALDPIATTKIEDLMQELTRDYTIVIVTHNMQQAARVSDRTAFFTAEVDENGVRHGRLVEFDETSRIFTNPSDKRTEDYITGRFG, encoded by the coding sequence ATGAAGAACGTCAGCGTGCGTGATTCCGCGGTGCCGCGCACGATCGAAGCCCTCGATCCCGTCTTCACCGTCTCCGGCCTCAGCGTCTTCTACGGCGACTACGAGGCGGTGCGCGGTGTGGACATGACCATCGGCAACCGCGAGATCACCGCCATGATCGGTCCGTCCGGTTGCGGTAAGAGCACGGTGCTGCGCTGCTTCAACCGCATGAACGACCTGATCCCCGGCGCCCGCATCTCCGGCGAGATCTCCTACCACGGCGAGGACCTCTACGGCGATCACGTCGATCCCATCGAGGTCCGCCGCCGCATCGGCATGGTCTTCCAGAAGCCGAATCCCTTCCCCAAGTCCATCTACGACAACATCGCCTACGGCCCCAGGGTCAACGGCGTGAAGGGGAACATGGATGACATCGTGGAGGAGGCTCTGACCAAAGCCGCTCTCTGGGACGAGGTCAAGGACAAGCTCAAGCAGAACGCCCTGTCGCTGTCCGGCGGCCAGCAGCAGCGCCTGTGCATCGCGCGGGCCATCGCGGTCAAGCCCGAGGTCATCCTCATGGACGAGCCCTGCTCGGCCTTGGACCCGATCGCCACCACCAAGATCGAAGACCTGATGCAGGAGCTGACTCGCGACTACACGATCGTGATCGTCACGCACAACATGCAGCAGGCCGCCCGGGTCTCCGACCGCACCGCCTTCTTCACCGCCGAGGTGGACGAGAACGGCGTGCGACACGGCCGCCTGGTGGAGTTCGACGAGACCAGCCGGATCTTCACCAACCCGAGCGACAAGCGCACCGAGGACTACATCACCGGCCGATTCGGCTGA